From one Dryobates pubescens isolate bDryPub1 chromosome 2, bDryPub1.pri, whole genome shotgun sequence genomic stretch:
- the LYPD6B gene encoding ly6/PLAUR domain-containing protein 6B — MLLFWHMLAGAFLPFFILPGPWVSAENINFHNVRPPPDPTPFPNSFKCFTCENAVDNYNCNRWAEDRWCPESTQYCLTVHLFRDNGQSTSVTKKCATGEECHFVGCHRHRESDHTECISCCEGMICNVEIPTNHTNAVFAVLHARRTSDGSRRTASVAVLLPVLMIAWS, encoded by the exons ATGTTGTTATTCTGGCACATGCTGGCCGGagcctttctccccttcttcatCCTCCCAGGACCTTGGGTTTCAGCTGAGAACATCAACTTCCACAACGTGAGACCTCCACCAGACC CCACTCCATTCCCAAACAGTTTCAAGTGCTTCACTTGTGAAAATGCAGTGGACAACTACAACTGTAACAGATGGGCTGAAGATAGATGGTGTCCTGAAA GTACTCAGTACTGTCTGACAGTTCACCTCTTCAGAGACAATGGGCAGAGCACATCAGTCACCAAAAAATGTGCTACAGGAGAAGAATGCCACTTTGTGGGCTGCCACCGGCACCGAGAAAGCGACCACACG GAATGTATCTCTTGCTGTGAGGGCATGATCTGCAACGTGGAGATCCCAACCAATCACACCAACGCCGTCTTCGCCGTGCTGCACGCCCGGAGGACGTCGGATGGCAGCAGGCGGACAGCCAGCGTTGCCGTGCTCCTGCCAGTCCTGATGATTGCATGGTCATGA